ACGCGAATCATGGTTTTCATAATGATTCTACTGGGCGGTTTGACAAAGACAATGCTGAGCTAGCATGGTCTAGAACCATTGCATTTTTTAACGCTAAGTTGGCGTAAACTAACTATTTTACTTAAGCATTACAGCAGATATTCCCAAGCGTAAAGCTTAAGAAACATAATTTAAGACTCATATCATCAACGCAAGGTCTTTAAAATAAGCCGCTTTTATCAAGGGTTTTAGGAGTGATGAGGACCTTGCTTATACTATTCGCTTTTTGCCTCTCCACAATGTGCTTTTATGATACGGCACATCGTGTTCGATGGCTTTTTGTCTAATGAAGTTTTCTACCATTGTCCGACTACACTGGAATTTTTGTATATCAATATAGATACGTTTTTCTCTGTTATTTGAATCAAAAGATACGCTGGTATGATATCTGGTTCGGGAGTACTCGATGGACGTAATATCAACCCATACTAATCTAGCATCTTGCCCTTTTAAGCAATAAAGCACGCCATCTTCATTTAATATGAAGTGATCCTGAGCGTGAATTTTCCACTTTTTCTTGTAATACCAATATAAAAAAGGGGAAGCGGGTAGCAATAAGGCGCCAACTATATGCCTAAAATCATCTTCGCTTTCTTTAAATAGCATCCAGGCGCATACCGCACCAATTACCGAACTAAATAAAAATAGTATGAGGCTAATATCTTTGTAGTCTCCGCGAATAGATGCGCTAGTGCTGTTCTGAGTTAGTGTAGCTAATCTAGCTTTAATGCTATCGACTCGCTCGGGGTATGCGTGATGGTCAATAGTTTCTAGTACCTCTAGTAACTCATTGTAGGAGTAATTGGCGTAATTCGGTTCCATGAAGTTTGAATTAGTTGGTTGATGTCATTATTTAAGCAATATAAAAATTGCAAAAGTGAATAGCAAGCATACCGCAGTTTTTACACTCAATAATGTGTTGTAAAAATAGCGTGATCGGCACGACAGACTTAATGTCTTAGCTGTTTAAAATTAAAGAGTGTTTTAATTTTTTAAGGCAAGTAATTCACTGTTGTGGTGCACCTTTCATTACCAGCGGCGATCTCTTGGTGCATTGCTATAACGTAATGGTGGTTAATGTGAATGGTTATCTTCCAAAACGATTGAGAATGAACTCATCAGATGAGTTGCTTAGGCTAGGTGGCTGCTCGCCTGATTAAAATGCCGCCTATATTTATACTAAAGTCTAACGTTGTTGGTATGTTTATTGTGATGTGTTGATAGAACTCCCACTCGGTTTTCCTCCGAGTTGGTACGTAGTAGCAGTTGAAGCAGGAAACACACTCATGATAAAAACCAATAAAACGTTCCGTCCCACACTATTAAGTGTCTCTATTGCGGCAATGTTTGCCGTCAGCCCTGCGTATGCACAAGAAAGTGAAACCGCCAGTGCTGAAACTGAAGAAGAAAAAATTCAAGTAGTAGGGCGTCGTATCTCTACTACCGAGGTCGCCATTGGTACGGGTGAAGTGACCAATACGCTGGCCGTTACCCGAGAAGCGTTGTTGTCGGCCCCAGGCGGTATATCTGGGCTTAAAATGTTAGAAAGTTTACCAGGGTTTAATGTGCAAACGGACGGTGCATTAGGGTTATATGAGTTTGGAAACTCTGTGAATGTGCGCGCATTCAATTTGAGTCAGATGGGCTTTGTGCTAAATGGCGTTCCAATGGGGCGTTCAGATGCTTTCGGCGGTAGCCCTATTTTCAGATATGTAGATAATGAGAACTTAGCGTCTGTAGTGGCTTCTCCAGGTGCAGGCGATGTTTCCGCACCAAGTTATTCTACCTTAGGGCCTATAGCTTCGTACTATTCGGTAGACCCGTCTGACGAAGCCGGTGGCATGATGTCTTATACCATTGGTGATGATGATTTAAATCGCTCTTTCGTTAAATTAGAAACCGGAGATATTAATGGTTTCAAGGCTTATGTAAGTCGCTCGAAAACCGACAGCGATTTATGGCGCGGGCCAGGTACCATCGACAGAGAACACATTGAGGGTAAAGCAATTTATGCCTTTAGTGACGAGACTACATTTACCGTTAGCTATGTGGCGAATGACTTCTTCGATTATGATTCGCCATCAGGTACCGAAGCGACTTTTGACGATAACTATTATTACAGCTACTTAGATGCCATTCCGGAAGGCTGTATTGCACCACTACCCGGTGTTTACGATTTCAACCAAGATGGAGTGGCTGATGAAAGCGACTTTACCCCTGTGTTCACCGGCAGTAACTGTACAAGTTATTACGAAGACCGCGTAAACGTTCGCGACGATAAGCTTTATTCTGCACAGCTTGAAACCTACTTGTTAGATAACTTGTTATTTACCGGTACTTATTATTTTGAAGATAAAGATGGTTATGGTGTTTCTCCCGATTCTTACAGTAACACCTTAAGTATTTATGAAGATCAGGCGGCAGCAGGGCTAGATGTAGTGCACCCACGCGGCGTGCAATATGGCTTATCGTCAGTAGGTGGTGATAGAAAAGGCTTTGTTGCTGATTTCAACTTAACGCTCGATGCCCACGATATACAATTTGGTGGCTGGCAGGAAAAAGACACTTACCATCGTACGCAACAGCGTTTGAATAAAACCGGCGGTAGTGCTGACGGTGACGTGATTTGGGATGAGGTGGCATATTATCGTCGAGATTATACCTCGGTACGTGAAACTACGCAGTTGTACGTGAAAGATACCATTAGCTTAATGGACGATAATTTAAAGCTTGAAGTGGGTATAAAGTCTTTAAGTGTGGATTATTCACTTGATGGATATCGTGATTATGATGATTACGAAATTGACGGTGAAGCGGGCTATGGGCCTCAATCTGTGGGCGGCAAATTTAGTAACCATTTCTTACCTTCAATAGGCGCGGTATACACCCTAAATGACACCGACCAACTCTTCGCGTCTTACTCGAAAAACTACGCGCTACCTAATGGTACAGATGACATTTATGACAATGCGGTTAGCTTTGAACCCGATACTCCCGAAGGTGAAGAAGCCGATAATATTGAATTAGGCTACCGTACCAACAAAGAAAACTTTAACGCGGCATTAGCGTTATTCTATACCCGCTTTGATAATCGTTTGTTTGCCAGTAACGTATTAAACCCCGCCACTGGGCAGCCAGAGAGCTTCTATATTAATGGCGGCGCTTCAGAAGCCTACGGCTTTGAATTATCAGGTGTTTATCAGCCTGACGTATTCAAAAAACAGTTATACATGAATGCCAATATCTCGTACAAAAATGCCAGCTTAGTAGATGGCTTTGGTAGTAATCCTGAAGGCAGTGCCTTGGCTGATAGCCCAGACTGGGTGATGACAGGAGGCATTACCTACGAGCCAACAGAATGGCTAGTAGCGAACGTATCGGCAAAATATACCAGCAGTCGTTATACCGATTACGCCGAAACCTATGAAATGGATAGCTACACCACGGTAAGTGCCTATGTGGATTTAGGCGGTGTGAACCCTTTTGGTATGCCTGAAAATGTGAGCTTACGGTTAAACGTAGATAACCTTTTCGACAAGGAAGTATTGTCGTTTGCGTTTGTAGGATCGGCTTTCTATCGCCCTTTAAGCCCACGCAATGTTCAAGCATCATTAACGGTGGCTTTCTAACATGACAACTAAAACGAATACAAAACTGTATCAATTAAACAAAGCAATGATTGGGGTAGTGGTAGCCTTAGGCCTTGGAACCGCGATGGCGAGTTCTGTAACACAGGCAGCCGATAACGTATCTCTAGAAGAGGCTGAAGCTATTCAGCGAAAACTCGTGACCTTAGATACCCACCTAGATACGCCCGCCCATTTGGTCAGGCCCGGGTTTGATATTATGGAACGTCATACCTATGGACATGACTTTTCACAAGTGGACGTTCCAAGAATGCAAGAAGGGGCGCTAGATGGTGGTTTTTGGGTGCTTTACACCCCACAAGGCCCGCTAACGACAGAAGGTTATCAACAAAGCCGTGATACCGCTTTACTACGGGCGCTTGCTGTTCGCACCATGGTTACCGAACATCCAGAAACCTTTGCATTAGCACTAGAGCCCGATGATGCTAGTGAGATCAAAAAAGCCGGCAAACATATTGTCTATATGAGTATGGAAAATTCCTATCCCCTCGGGACGGATATGAGCCTACTTGAAACTTTTTATAAGTTTGGGCTACGAATGGCGGGGCCGGTACATTTCAAAAACAATCAGCTTGGTGATAGTTCTACCGATCCCGAAGGCGTAAAGTGGGGTGGGCTTTCGCCGTTAGGTGAAACCTTTGTGAGCGAAGCAAATAGATTGGGGATTGTGTTAGACGGTTCCCATGCTCATGATGAAACGGTGAAAGACATGATTAAATTGTCCAAAACGCCCATCATATTGTCGCATACTGGCGTGAAAGCAATTTACGATCATCCGCGAAACATTGACGACGACTTGCTCAAGCAGCTAGCCGAGTCGGGCGGTGTCATTCAAATGAATGCTTACAGCGACTACCTTACTGCATTGCCTGAAAATCCTGAGCGAAAAGAAGCTTACAAGGGGTTGATGGCCATGGTTAAACAAGGTGCTGACCATGAAAGTTTATTAGAGAAGCGTAGGGAAATAGAGCATGAGCATCCCGCGGTTAAAGCGTCGTTTGATGTGTATATGAAACACTTCTTACATGCGTTAGAAATTGTAGGGCCCAAGCATGTAGGTATTGGCGCTGACTGGGATGGCGGCGGCGGTGTAGACGATATGATGGATGTGGTTAATTTACCCATGATCACACAGCGATTGTTAGAAGAGGGCTATACCAAAGAAGACTTAGCAGATATATGGAGTGGTAATGCATTAAGAGTGCTTCAACAGGCTCAAGACTATGCTGCTAGTTTGAAAACAGCGAGTAAATAGTTTCACTGAATTGTAAACGCGCTCTATTCATTTGGTGAGTA
The nucleotide sequence above comes from Alteromonas naphthalenivorans. Encoded proteins:
- a CDS encoding dipeptidase, translated to MTTKTNTKLYQLNKAMIGVVVALGLGTAMASSVTQAADNVSLEEAEAIQRKLVTLDTHLDTPAHLVRPGFDIMERHTYGHDFSQVDVPRMQEGALDGGFWVLYTPQGPLTTEGYQQSRDTALLRALAVRTMVTEHPETFALALEPDDASEIKKAGKHIVYMSMENSYPLGTDMSLLETFYKFGLRMAGPVHFKNNQLGDSSTDPEGVKWGGLSPLGETFVSEANRLGIVLDGSHAHDETVKDMIKLSKTPIILSHTGVKAIYDHPRNIDDDLLKQLAESGGVIQMNAYSDYLTALPENPERKEAYKGLMAMVKQGADHESLLEKRREIEHEHPAVKASFDVYMKHFLHALEIVGPKHVGIGADWDGGGGVDDMMDVVNLPMITQRLLEEGYTKEDLADIWSGNALRVLQQAQDYAASLKTASK
- a CDS encoding TonB-dependent receptor; protein product: MIKTNKTFRPTLLSVSIAAMFAVSPAYAQESETASAETEEEKIQVVGRRISTTEVAIGTGEVTNTLAVTREALLSAPGGISGLKMLESLPGFNVQTDGALGLYEFGNSVNVRAFNLSQMGFVLNGVPMGRSDAFGGSPIFRYVDNENLASVVASPGAGDVSAPSYSTLGPIASYYSVDPSDEAGGMMSYTIGDDDLNRSFVKLETGDINGFKAYVSRSKTDSDLWRGPGTIDREHIEGKAIYAFSDETTFTVSYVANDFFDYDSPSGTEATFDDNYYYSYLDAIPEGCIAPLPGVYDFNQDGVADESDFTPVFTGSNCTSYYEDRVNVRDDKLYSAQLETYLLDNLLFTGTYYFEDKDGYGVSPDSYSNTLSIYEDQAAAGLDVVHPRGVQYGLSSVGGDRKGFVADFNLTLDAHDIQFGGWQEKDTYHRTQQRLNKTGGSADGDVIWDEVAYYRRDYTSVRETTQLYVKDTISLMDDNLKLEVGIKSLSVDYSLDGYRDYDDYEIDGEAGYGPQSVGGKFSNHFLPSIGAVYTLNDTDQLFASYSKNYALPNGTDDIYDNAVSFEPDTPEGEEADNIELGYRTNKENFNAALALFYTRFDNRLFASNVLNPATGQPESFYINGGASEAYGFELSGVYQPDVFKKQLYMNANISYKNASLVDGFGSNPEGSALADSPDWVMTGGITYEPTEWLVANVSAKYTSSRYTDYAETYEMDSYTTVSAYVDLGGVNPFGMPENVSLRLNVDNLFDKEVLSFAFVGSAFYRPLSPRNVQASLTVAF